In Cicer arietinum cultivar CDC Frontier isolate Library 1 chromosome 7, Cicar.CDCFrontier_v2.0, whole genome shotgun sequence, a single window of DNA contains:
- the LOC101504423 gene encoding E3 ubiquitin-protein ligase WAVH1-like: protein MVAGWRMPFCTSKDREPKALAEQQWDFDNINESPKVSSSKFTFSSTPPTSPNLLCKTSNSNSSSIHDNKSNSPKWSSPNSPQSYYSLLKATLRLSKSLCGICSQSVKTGEGKAIFTAECSHIFHFPCIATHVTNQQIVTCPVCGTNWNNLQPEKTVEENNTTQNVKTTSSFKLPTYNDDEPLLPSTSVSRFNTILESNENEEDEDEDQEEVGDEENKEPIEFQGFDVSSTRTFDSFLLPETAIVTSNKSFENLVAVLKVKAKPYNVDSNRPPVDLVTVLDVGSSVSGEELLMMKRSMQVLISSLGSADRLSVVAFSGGSKRMFPLRRMTGRGRRTVRRIVDALAVNELNGDGVPARKVAMMKAAKILEDRRQKNPVAEIILLTNGEKDSRLSSTRFSHLEIPVHALAYSHAHNDGAFAKRIGNILRVVAQDIKFELQSTSSLEISAVYSPELSFTDKLLPGSAVLGDLRAEEERELFIEFKVPSSSGSHNHALSVRSSFRDPFTQEIVHSKERLIIIPRPRSVGSLDPKIKRLIRLHVSSRASVKQTSHETANEWLRRLEAEDMRGQPQLRSHKLRTNNNCLEGKMEPLTPISAWKAAEKLAKVAIMRKSMNKVGDLHGFEDARF, encoded by the exons ATGGTTGCTGGATGGAGAATGCCGTTTTGCACATCCAAAGACAGAGAACCTAAAGCTTTAGCAGAACAACAATGGGACTTCGACAACATCAATGAAAGTCCTAAAGTTAGTTCTTCTAAGTTCACATTTTCCTCTACCCCGCCAACTAGTCCCAACCTCCTTTGTAAAACTTCTAATTCCAATTCTTCATCAATTCACGACAACAAAAGCAACAGTCCAAAATGGTCGTCCCCTAACTCACCACAATCTTATTACTCTCTTCTCAAAGCCACCTTACGCCTTTCCAAA AGTTTATGTGGAATTTGCAGTCAGAGTGTGAAAACTGGTGAAGGAAAAGCAATTTTCACAGCGGAATGTTCTCACATCTTTCACTTCCCATGCATAGCAACTCACGTGACAAACCAACAAATCGTCACATGCCCCGTGTGCGGAACTAATTGGAACAATCTACAACCGGAGAAAACCGTTGAGGAAAACAACACTACACAGAACGTCAAAACGACGTCGTCGTTTAAGCTTCCAACCTACAACGACGACGAGCCACTCTTGccgtccacttccgtttcacgTTTCAACACCATTCTCGAATCAAACGAAAacgaagaagatgaagatgaagatcaAGAAGAAGTAGGAGATGAAGAAAACAAAGAGCCTATTGAATTTCAAGGCTTCGATGTTTCTTCAACGAGAACATTTGATTCGTTCTTGTTACCAGAGACTGCAATTGTGACATCGAATAAGAGCTTCGAGAATTTAGTTGCTGTGTTAAAGGTGAAGGCGAAACCGTATAATGTGGATTCGAATCGGCCGCCGGTGGATCTTGTGACGGTGCTAGACGTTGGTAGTTCGGTTTCCGGCGAAGAGCTTTTGATGATGAAACGTTCAATGCAAGTCCTGATTTCTTCGCTCGGATCCGCCGATCGTCTCTCCGTCGTTGCATTCTCCGGTGGATCTAAACGGATGTTTCCGTTGCGGAGGATGACTGGCCGCGGAAGGAGAACGGTGCGTCGTATAGTTGACGCGCTGGCTGTGAATGAGCTTAACGGAGACGGTGTTCCGGCAAGGAAGGTGGCGATGATGAAAGCTGCGAAGATTCTAGAAGATCGACGGCAAAAGAATCCCGTTGCtgaaatcatactccttacaaACGGTGAAAAAGATAGCAGGTTATCATCTACGCGCTTCTCTCATTTGGAAATCCCGGTTCACGCGCTCGCCTACTCACACGCGCATAACGACGGCGCGTTTGCGAAACGCATCGGTAATATATTGCGCGTTGTTGCTCAAGACATCAagtttgaattacaaagcacatCCTCTTTGGAAATCTCCGCCGTTTATTCGCCTGAGTTGAGTTTCACCGACAAACTCTTGCCGGGATCCGCCGTGCTCGGCGATCTCCGCGCGGAGGAGGAGAGAGAGTTGTTCATTGAGTTCAAAGTGCCTTCATCGAGTGGGTCCCACAACCACGCTCTTTCCGTACGGTCCTCTTTCCGTGACCCGTTTACTCAAGAGATTGTTCATTCCAAGGAGCGTTTAATTATCATTCCACGCCCCCGATCCGTTGGATCATTAGACCCTAAGATCAAACGGCTGATACGTTTACACGTCAGCTCTCGAGCTTCAGTGAAGCAAACGAGTCACGAAACGGCTAACGAATGGTTGCGAAGGCTTGAAGCCGAAGACATGCGCGGACAGCCACAGCTGCGGAGCCATAAGCTGAGaacaaataataattgtttggagggaaagatGGAGCCGCTTACGCCGATATCGGCTTGGAAAGCAGCTGAGAAACTGGCTAAAGTTGCTATCATGAGAAAGTCTATGAATAAAGTCGGTGATTTACATGGCTTTGAGGATGCCAGATTTTAg
- the LOC101504741 gene encoding protein RMD5 homolog yields MELSSVKDAFDRVTKKQKLSSSKAQEMIDQVRQEIESVLDTLQSVINTDHMLDYKTVLNDLKASLLKNAPLGQLESTQKELNVALSKYGKHLDKYFNPDISKAYRHTDFDIRTLSQIIANHFYRQGLFDVGDHFLSAVGESESAAVMKSPFLEMYQILQAMQNQNLEPALNWATTNSDKLAQSGSDIVLKLHSRQFIKILQNGSRDDALHYARTHLTSFASSHIADVQKLMACLLWQGKLEKSPYHELTSQSNWDRCAEELKRQFCNLLGQSYNSPLSVTVAAGIQVLPALLKFMNVMAGKKQEWQSMNQLPVPIEMDKEFQFHSIFVCPVSKEQANEDNPPMLMSCGHVLCKQSILKMSKNSTKVFKCPYCPFDIDAAQCKQLYL; encoded by the exons ATGGAGCTAAGTTCtgttaaagatgcttttgatcGAGTTACTAAGAAGCAAAAGTTATCCAGTTCTAAGGCTCAAGAGATGATTGACCAGGTCAGACAGGAAATTGAGTCTGTTTTAGATACTCTGCAGTCAGTCATTAACACTGACCATATGCTAGATTATAAAACTGTCCTGAATGACCTGAAAGCCAGTTTACTTAAAAATGCTCCTCTTGGCCAACTGGAAAGTACACAGAAGGAGCTAAATGTAGCACTCAGCAAGTATGGGAAGCATCTTGACAAATATTTCAACCCTGATATATCCAAAGCTTACAGACACACCGACTTTGATATACGCACTTTAAGTCAAATAATTGCCAACCATTTTTATCGCCAGGGCCTTTTTGATGTAGGGGACCATTTTCTAAGTGCGGTTGGAGAGTCTGAATCTGCTGCAGTTATGAAATCTCCATTCTTAGAAATGTATCAAATACTCCAAGCCATGCAGAATCAGAACTTGGAGCCAGCCCTCAACTGGGCTACAACAAATTCTGACAAACTTGCTCAAAGTGGATCTGACATTGTGTTGAAGCTTCATTCGAGgcaattcataaaaatacttcaaaatgGAAGTAGAGATGATGCCCTTCATTATGCGAGAACTCACCTAACTTCTTTTGCTTCCAGTCATATTGCTGATGTCCAGAAGCTTATGGCTTGTCTTCTGTGGCAGGGAAAGCTTGAAAAGTCTCCATATCATGAACTAACTTCCCAGTCTAACTGGGATAGGTGTGCTGAGGAACTTAAAAGACAGTTCTGTAATCTTTTGGGACAGTCATATAACAGTCCATTGAGCGTGACGGTAGCAGCAGGGATCCAGGTTTTGCCAGCACTCCTTAAGTTTATGAATGTCATGGCAGGAAAGAAGCAGGAA TGGCAGTCTATGAACCAGTTACCAGTGCCAATTGAGATGGACAAGGAATTCCAGTTCcattctatttttgtttgtcCTGTTTCGAAGGAACAAGCAAACGAGGATAACCCTCCAATGTTGATGTCGTGTGGACATGTCCTCTGTAAGCAGTCTATCTTGAAAATGTCCAAGAATAGCACAAAAGTGTTTAAGTGCCCGTATTGTCCTTTTGATATTGATGCAGCACAGTGCAAGCAACTATATTTGTGA